The following proteins come from a genomic window of Malus sylvestris chromosome 4, drMalSylv7.2, whole genome shotgun sequence:
- the LOC126617636 gene encoding uncharacterized protein LOC126617636 isoform X2: MVHRWKLTPSLLARAVPGQQNICDGNVIQLHLQVIDRFCLRATMIPQVEYLTEDIYEGVRVEAHNPNVGALSLRHLGVSFVYNPFLDSYLSIINLSHYSWLHVPTLIFGVIGVGACQQEHHRRKASPRSMSWQSMVGAKQLMGRRFKSTTGKIPKCQQSIVTTAANQVG, from the exons ATG GTGCATCGGTGGAAATTGACTCCATCCTTGCTAGCTCGAGCAGTTCCTGGGCAACAaaatattt GTGATGGAAATGTTATACAACTTCACCTTCAGGTGATAGACAGGTTTTGCCTTCGGGCAACTATGATACCCCAAGTTGAGTACCTCACTGAGGATATTTACGAAG GAGTTAGAGTCGAGGCACACAATCCCAATGTCGGGGCACTTTCGCTCAGGCATCTTGGAGTTTCCTTTGTGTATAACCCATTCCTCGATTCGTACCTTTCTATAATAAATCTTTCACATTATTCTtggtta cacgtgcctaccttGATATTTGGGGTTATCGGGGTTGGGGCATGTCAGCAGGAGCACCACCGCCGCAAAGCATCACCAAGGTCGATGTCATGGCAATCCATGGTAGGAGCTAAACAGCTCATGGGCAGAAGGTTCAAGAGCACCACAGGCAAGATTCCCAAGTGCCAGCAAAGCATTGTAACAACAGCTGCCAACCAAGTAGGCTAG
- the LOC126617636 gene encoding uncharacterized protein LOC126617636 isoform X1 yields the protein MVHRWKLTPSLLARAVPGQQNIFSPSGDGNVIQLHLQVIDRFCLRATMIPQVEYLTEDIYEGVRVEAHNPNVGALSLRHLGVSFVYNPFLDSYLSIINLSHYSWLHVPTLIFGVIGVGACQQEHHRRKASPRSMSWQSMVGAKQLMGRRFKSTTGKIPKCQQSIVTTAANQVG from the exons ATG GTGCATCGGTGGAAATTGACTCCATCCTTGCTAGCTCGAGCAGTTCCTGGGCAACAaaatattt TTTCACCTTCAGGTGATGGAAATGTTATACAACTTCACCTTCAGGTGATAGACAGGTTTTGCCTTCGGGCAACTATGATACCCCAAGTTGAGTACCTCACTGAGGATATTTACGAAG GAGTTAGAGTCGAGGCACACAATCCCAATGTCGGGGCACTTTCGCTCAGGCATCTTGGAGTTTCCTTTGTGTATAACCCATTCCTCGATTCGTACCTTTCTATAATAAATCTTTCACATTATTCTtggtta cacgtgcctaccttGATATTTGGGGTTATCGGGGTTGGGGCATGTCAGCAGGAGCACCACCGCCGCAAAGCATCACCAAGGTCGATGTCATGGCAATCCATGGTAGGAGCTAAACAGCTCATGGGCAGAAGGTTCAAGAGCACCACAGGCAAGATTCCCAAGTGCCAGCAAAGCATTGTAACAACAGCTGCCAACCAAGTAGGCTAG
- the LOC126617634 gene encoding probable E3 ubiquitin-protein ligase ZFP1 isoform X2 produces MGHRHQFSTSHVFESENDQNWNHMNTEQPFGHLGQAGSGENGSFFYPVENMFIDGAPFASNWNPAPRSYGYSSMNHNIDVPHYQPDASVSNGRGPHKRKSPGIPSVSERGSTSRYFSSGSSSSELPRSSELQQEKVNMDTSHVPWDHISMGPSYRGNGLSIRGEGSMRNVRSRSEHDLESNLARTHLSTNPLHTSYSTNLPIDHSSTMDLSGQGSTGLTNEWNHISVAPHGRIIAPDSSGFGHDPNHFLVGSSGNASADTGLYHHDFMSSRSNAVPQSYPGALAPTVRGVRSTYSQRSTPAFRASSSNLRLGHVAHSDEGLQLMPENYPRHPRPVASVGWRHNDRSGRLRMSNDRYRVPEASALQERFTSEGFMTVDRPAFYGSRNMPDHHRDMRLDIDNMSYEELLALGETIGNVSTGLSEDLIPKCLTETIYCSSDQIQEEVSCAICLEEYNDRDDVGALKSCGHDYHVSCIKKWLSMKNSCPICKGCVLPDNMKEK; encoded by the exons ATGGGGCATAGACATCAGTTCAGCACATCTCATGTTTTTGAAAGTGAAAATGATCAAAATTGGAATCATATGAATACGGAACAACCTTTTGGGCATTTAG GCCAGGCTGGCTCTGGGGAGAACGGTTCTTTCTTTTATCCTGTAGAAAATATGTTTATAGATGGAGCGCCTTTTGCTTCAAATTGGAACCCGGCTCCGAGGTCATATGGGTACTCTTCCATGAACCACAATATTGATGTACCACATTATCAACCTGATGCTTCTG TGAGCAACGGAAGAGGTCCTCACAAGAGAAAAAGCCCAGGGATCCCTTCAGTATCTGAGAGAGGCAGCACCAGCAGATACTTTAGCTCTGGCAGTAGTTCCTCTGAGCTCCCTAGATCTTCAGAGTTGCAGCAGGAGAAAGTAAACATGGATACCTCACACGTGCCTTGGGATCACATTTCTATGGGCCCCAGCTATAGAGGGAATGGACTCTCGATTAGGGGTGAAGGATCCATGAGAAATGTGAGAAGCCGGTCTGAACATGATTTGGAGTCCAACCTAGCGAGGACACATTTATCGACCAATCCTTTGCACACTTCTTATTCTACAAATCTCCCTATTGACCATTCTAGTACAATGGATCTCTCTGGTCAGGGTTCCACTGGTTTGACCAATGAGTGGAACCATATTAGTGTGGCTCCTCATGGAAGGATTATAGCTCCAG ATTCAAGTGGTTTCGGTCATGATCCGAACCACTTCCTTGTGGGAAGTAGTGGTAATGCTTCTGCGGATACTGGGTTATACCATCATGATTTCATGTCGAGCAGAAGTAATGCGGTCCCTCAAAGTTATCCTGGTGCCTTAGCCCCAACTGTAAGGGGTGTTCGCAGTACCTACTCTCAAAGATCTACCCCAGCCTTCAGGGCTTCTTCAAGCAACTTGCGATTGGGACATGTAGCACATTCAGATGAAGGATTGCAGCTGATGCCAGAAAATTACCCAAGACATCCTAGGCCAGTGGCCTCTGTTGGGTGGCGTCATAATGACAGGAGTGGTAGATTAAGGATGTCTAATGATAGATACCGAGTCCCTGAAGCATCTGCTCTCCAGGAGCGGTTTACTTCTGAG GGTTTTATGACTGTGGATCGCCCAGCCTTTTATGGGTCCAGAAATATGCCTGATCATCATAGAGATATGAGGCTGGACATAGACAACATGAGTTACGAG GAACTCCTTGCACTTGGCGAAACAATTGGGAATGTGAGCACAGGCTTGTCTGAAGATCTGATACCGAAGTGTTTGACAGAAACAATATATTGTTCATCAGATCAAATCCAGGAGGAAGTCTCATGTGCAATTTGCCTG GAAGAGTACAATGACAGGGATGATGTTGGTGCGCTGAAAAGTTGCGGTCACGATTACCATGTGAGCTGCATCAAGAAGTGGTTGTCAATGAAAAACTCTTGTCCAATCTGCAAAGGTTGTGTTCTTCCTGATAATATGAAGGAGAAATAA
- the LOC126617634 gene encoding probable E3 ubiquitin-protein ligase ZFP1 isoform X1, giving the protein MGHRHQFSTSHVFESENDQNWNHMNTEQPFGHLGQAGSGENGSFFYPVENMFIDGAPFASNWNPAPRSYGYSSMNHNIDVPHYQPDASGPSHDPFQHPINAGTFGMSSGNYAHHAPSSSYDRRTFHGVEGSFVDLTVSNGRGPHKRKSPGIPSVSERGSTSRYFSSGSSSSELPRSSELQQEKVNMDTSHVPWDHISMGPSYRGNGLSIRGEGSMRNVRSRSEHDLESNLARTHLSTNPLHTSYSTNLPIDHSSTMDLSGQGSTGLTNEWNHISVAPHGRIIAPDSSGFGHDPNHFLVGSSGNASADTGLYHHDFMSSRSNAVPQSYPGALAPTVRGVRSTYSQRSTPAFRASSSNLRLGHVAHSDEGLQLMPENYPRHPRPVASVGWRHNDRSGRLRMSNDRYRVPEASALQERFTSEGFMTVDRPAFYGSRNMPDHHRDMRLDIDNMSYEELLALGETIGNVSTGLSEDLIPKCLTETIYCSSDQIQEEVSCAICLEEYNDRDDVGALKSCGHDYHVSCIKKWLSMKNSCPICKGCVLPDNMKEK; this is encoded by the exons ATGGGGCATAGACATCAGTTCAGCACATCTCATGTTTTTGAAAGTGAAAATGATCAAAATTGGAATCATATGAATACGGAACAACCTTTTGGGCATTTAG GCCAGGCTGGCTCTGGGGAGAACGGTTCTTTCTTTTATCCTGTAGAAAATATGTTTATAGATGGAGCGCCTTTTGCTTCAAATTGGAACCCGGCTCCGAGGTCATATGGGTACTCTTCCATGAACCACAATATTGATGTACCACATTATCAACCTGATGCTTCTGGTCCGTCTCATGACCCTTTTCAGCATCCAATAAATGCTGGTACCTTTGGCATGTCCAGTGGGAATTATGCTCACCATGCACCTTCTTCTAGTTATGACCGGCGTACATTCCATGGTGTTGAGGGTAGTTTTGTTGATCTTACAGTGAGCAACGGAAGAGGTCCTCACAAGAGAAAAAGCCCAGGGATCCCTTCAGTATCTGAGAGAGGCAGCACCAGCAGATACTTTAGCTCTGGCAGTAGTTCCTCTGAGCTCCCTAGATCTTCAGAGTTGCAGCAGGAGAAAGTAAACATGGATACCTCACACGTGCCTTGGGATCACATTTCTATGGGCCCCAGCTATAGAGGGAATGGACTCTCGATTAGGGGTGAAGGATCCATGAGAAATGTGAGAAGCCGGTCTGAACATGATTTGGAGTCCAACCTAGCGAGGACACATTTATCGACCAATCCTTTGCACACTTCTTATTCTACAAATCTCCCTATTGACCATTCTAGTACAATGGATCTCTCTGGTCAGGGTTCCACTGGTTTGACCAATGAGTGGAACCATATTAGTGTGGCTCCTCATGGAAGGATTATAGCTCCAG ATTCAAGTGGTTTCGGTCATGATCCGAACCACTTCCTTGTGGGAAGTAGTGGTAATGCTTCTGCGGATACTGGGTTATACCATCATGATTTCATGTCGAGCAGAAGTAATGCGGTCCCTCAAAGTTATCCTGGTGCCTTAGCCCCAACTGTAAGGGGTGTTCGCAGTACCTACTCTCAAAGATCTACCCCAGCCTTCAGGGCTTCTTCAAGCAACTTGCGATTGGGACATGTAGCACATTCAGATGAAGGATTGCAGCTGATGCCAGAAAATTACCCAAGACATCCTAGGCCAGTGGCCTCTGTTGGGTGGCGTCATAATGACAGGAGTGGTAGATTAAGGATGTCTAATGATAGATACCGAGTCCCTGAAGCATCTGCTCTCCAGGAGCGGTTTACTTCTGAG GGTTTTATGACTGTGGATCGCCCAGCCTTTTATGGGTCCAGAAATATGCCTGATCATCATAGAGATATGAGGCTGGACATAGACAACATGAGTTACGAG GAACTCCTTGCACTTGGCGAAACAATTGGGAATGTGAGCACAGGCTTGTCTGAAGATCTGATACCGAAGTGTTTGACAGAAACAATATATTGTTCATCAGATCAAATCCAGGAGGAAGTCTCATGTGCAATTTGCCTG GAAGAGTACAATGACAGGGATGATGTTGGTGCGCTGAAAAGTTGCGGTCACGATTACCATGTGAGCTGCATCAAGAAGTGGTTGTCAATGAAAAACTCTTGTCCAATCTGCAAAGGTTGTGTTCTTCCTGATAATATGAAGGAGAAATAA